TGCCGGGCCTGCACTTGCACGGGTGTGCCGAGGGCGGAGCTCTTGCCGATTTGTTCTGCCGCTGCCGCGAGCAGCACGGGATGGCAATGGCCGTGCACGGTCGCGCTCATGTTGTTGTAGAAGTCGAGATAATCGTTGCCGTCGACATCGGTCAGTACGCAACCGGCGCCGTGGTCCATGAAGGTGGGGTATGGCGTGAAATGGTTGATTGTCCGGGTATCGCCTCCGGGAAGCCATTTCTTCGCATCCTCGTGTAACCGCAGAGATTTCGGTGTTCGAGCGTGATAATCTTTTCTTATTCTTTGCGCTGCTATGGTTTCGAGCACGGTCACGAGAATTCCTTCATTATCAGATTACTGGCCAGATTTGCGATGGAAGCTTGGGGAAGAGGATGGCGAGCAGCGCCGCTCCGAGCCGGGTCTGCAGTCGATGGTCGGCATACGCCGGGGCGAGTTCCGTCAGGTCGGCGTGGCCCAGGAGCAGCGACAAGAACATCGCGACCGGCATGGAGGCATCCGAGGAACGCCTGGCGTGCTCCGGCCACCGGTCGATATCGGCCAATTTTCCGCCCTGGAAGTGCAGTCGCAAGCCGAAGGTGTAGAAATGCAGCCGCAGCGTGCCGGTATGCCCGCGGAAGGCCGACTCGGCCAGCCTCTTGTCCAGCACCGGTGTGACGTGGCGAAGAAACGCGGCGAGATCAGGAATCCGAACGAACCAGCCGATGCTCGGCGGCCGTCGTACCAGCAGATCGCCCAGTATCCGATAGGCGGGATGCTCGGTGCCGAGCCACAGCATGTATCCATCCGCACCCGTCGTCTGCCGCAATACGCTCGGCAGTATTTCCGACCAGGACGCGTCCGGCGCCAATTCGAGCCCGGAAATGGAAGTCACCGATTCTGGACACGACTGCCCGGGCAGCCAGCTGGGAATGGGAAAACTGGGAATGCCCCCATAACCCGACAACGCATAGCCCACCGGTCGATCGCCTTGCTGGATGACGAGGATTTCGTCGCGCATCATGTTGTCGCGGCTGCGGCCGGTCAGTTCGTATTCCCACAAAGCTCGGTCGCGTGCACAGGTGAGCAATGCCCGGGACCCGGCATGGCGGTCGATACGCTCCAGAAAAGGCGCATCGGCCGCGGTAGCACAACGCAATCCGACAGGTTCGCCCGCCGAGGGCGCCGACGGCAGGTCGCGCGTCCAGCCGCCACGGCCCGCGCGTTGGGTGAGCACCGCGTGATAGCCGTGCTCCTGATGGAAGAACATCAGGTCGGTGATGACCTGCATCAGCTGGCCGCGGCCCGCACTGCGCTCGTGCAGTGCGTCGAACTGGCGACCGATGAGCCCCCGCCTGCGATAGTCGGCATGCGTCGCCACCAGTTCCAGTCGGCCCACGCCGAACGGGATCCCGGCGTAGGACCAGATCTGCGGCACCAGGGTCAGACCGGACACGAGCGCGCCAGTGGCAGGGTCCTCCACCACCGTGATGTCCGCCAGTTCCATGGTGGGATGTGCGTGATCGAAAAGCTCAGCGCTCCAAGCGCCCACAGCCGCACTGGGTTTGCCGTCCGAATCCTTATGGGCATCGGACTGGAGGGACACGAACGCGTCTCGGTCGTCCGGAATCGCGGATCGCAGTATCAAACTATCCGGCAAGCGAACCGGTAGCACCGTCATCGTGCTGGTCTCTCTGCCCGCTGGCCACGGCATGCACTCACACGGTGCAGTATCACGGATCCGAGTGAATCCGGCTGACCAGCGCTGGGGAGCGTTCGGATCGAACGGAGCGTCCACTCTCGAGGAGCGCGGTCGCTCCTGTCGAATACCGGTGTGCAAGTTCGCGTTGTTGTTGCTGTTTGGAAGTGTCTGACGCCGCCGAGTGCGACCGCACGCCGGCGTTCGTGGCAATCGCGCACAGTTCGCTACCGGAGCCAGCTGCCTGCGGCCCCACCGAACCGAAGGCAGCCTGCTACCAATTGTCGGCGAGTGTGCCGTCCTCGAGCGATCCCGACGTCGAGCGCTGATTCGCACGCACCGGTCTGGTCGGCGACACCGGACAAGCCTGTGGAGCCGACGTCGGACTCGACCTCGGTCGAGCGGTCGGCTTCGAATCAGGAACCCACCGGAAGCGCGGCGCAGTGCCGCCCAGCCCGGAATCCCCTCCTTCGGGCGGGGGAGGACGTCGATTCACTCGGAAGCAGAATCCGCGCGGTCGGCGAGCGCGCCGATCGCCTCGATCCGCGCGACTGCGTCCGTGACGATCCGGTCGATCAATTCCTTGCAGGTGGGCAGGTCTTCGATGATCCCGGTGACTTGTCCGGCCGCGAGCACCCCCGCCTGGGTATTCCCTTCGACCAGCCCCGCACGCAACAACATCGGTGTATTGGCTGCCATGACGACCTGGGACCAGTTGAGGTCCTTGGCCTTTCGCATCGCCAGTCCGTCGCGGACCAGGGTCGACCACTTCATCCCGGTCATGCTCTTGAACTTCGCGGAATTGGAGACCGCTGCGGCAAGACCACGCCAGCGGCCCGAATGTTCGAGGCGCTGTACGAGTTCGGTGTTCAGCACGCGGTGCGGCATGCCGTCGACCTTCAGCGACACCACCGTGTCCTGCAACTGCCTGCGTAGGTACTCGTGCTTCACGGCGTCGGGCACCGTGCTCTCCTGGGTGAGCAGGAACCGGGTACCCATCGCGACACCCGCCGCGCCGTAGGCAAGGGCAGCGGCGAGACCGCGCCCGTCGAAGAACCCGCCCGCCGCGACCACGGGGATGTCCACCGCGTCCAGCACCGAGGGAAGCAGCAGCGTGGTGGCCACCGGGCCGGTGTGCCCGCCGCCCTCGCCGCCCTGCACTATCACCGCGTCCGCGCCCCAGGCCTCGACTTTCACCGCGTGCTTTGCCGCACCGATCGACGGGATCACCACTACCCCGGCATCTTTCAGCTTGGCGATTAAATCGTGTTTGGGGGCGAGCGCGAACGAGGCGACGGCCACCTTCTCGCGGATCAGCAGATCGATCCGCTCGGTGGCGTCGGTGGCGTCGGCGCGGATGTTCACGCCGAACGGTTTCGACGTGTGCGCCTTGGTCTTCGCGATCGCCGCCTCCAGCTCCGCGAAAGTCATGGTGGCGGAGGCGAGGATGCCGAGCCCGCCCGCCTCCGCGGTGGCCGAGACCAGGCTCGGGCCTGCGACCCAGCCCATGCCGGTCTGCACGATCGGATGCTCGATGCCGACCAGGGTGGTCAGCGCGGTGTGCAGGTGCTCGGTCATGACGCCCCCTCGCTGGTTCTCGGCTCCGTCATGACCGAGCGATGCTCGGCCGTGCCAGTCGTACGCTCGCTCATGACGCGACCTCGGTTTCTCGAATCTTCTCGGGATCGAGCACCTCTCGGATCAGGCGGAGCTCTTCGGTGGTGGGCGAGCGGGTTTCGCCCGCGTCGGCGAGGCCCGCGATCTCGAATGAGGTGTTCTCGGCGACCTCGTCGGCGGTGACGCCGGGGTGCAGGCTGCGGGCACGCATGGTGTGGCCGGGACCTTCGAAATCGAAAACGCCCAGGTTGGTCACTACGCGATGCAGGTGCAGGAATCGGAACGCGGGATTGGCCCGGTCCACCTTGTCGTACCCCACGCCGGAGACGACGTCGACTCGGTCGGTGAAGACCCGCCTGGTGTGCCGCGAAACCCAGTAGCTGGTGGCGTGGTTGAGCGTGTTGCCCGGTGCGCCGCGCACGCCGAACATCTGCCGGGTCGGCTGTTGCAACGGGCCGAACGCTGAGAGATTCTGATTGCCGAATCGGTCGATCTGGTTGGCTCCCATCACCACATGCCGCCGGCCGGAGGCCACGACATCGAACACTTTCCGGAACGGAATCCAGCCCTCGATGGGCGCCTTGCCGCCGATCGGGGGAGTGTCGGCAAGCAACAGCGCCTCGCCGTCGGAGAGCAGCAGGTCGGGTTCGGTGGTGAGCTTGGCCAGCCGTGCGCCGATGATCGACATCGGTGACATCGGGCTGGCCATGATTTCCCCAGCGCCGCTGAAGATCTCCGCGCAGGCGACCGCGCACACCTCGGCCCTGGTGATGGTTTCGGCACTGGTCATCGCGACGCCTCCGGTGTCATGCGGGGGTTCCCGCACCCCGTCGGCGCGATGAGCGCTGCGCGATTGTGTCTCATCGAGCCTCCTGTGTCATGCGGGGGTTCCCGCACCCCGTCGGCGCGATGAGCGCTGCGCGATTGTGTCTCATCGAGCCTCCTGTGTCATGCGGGACACGCGGTCCACTTCTCTCATCACGCGCCACCTTCGGCGAACTCGCGCACGGCGGCCTGGTACTGCTCTTCGGAGACCGCCAGGTATTTGTCGACGAATGTCTGCCATGCCTCCGGCGACTTGGCGGACTCGACGTAGTGCTTCTGGAACTTTTCGTCGCGCCGGTAGCTGTCCCCGGCAAGGGTGAAGTGGGCGCCGCCCGGTGCCTCCACGACGCCGTCGACCATCATGCGATTCAGCAACAGTGATTGCAGCGGAACGGTTTTCACCAGTTCCTCGGTCTCGACCACGCGTTCCACCGAGACATAGCGCCGCTGCGCCGCCAGGCAGAAAAGGTCGTCGAAATAGGGGTCGACGCCGGTGTATGCGGCGTTGCCGTGCGGGTCGCCGAGGTTCAGATGCACCAGTGCCGCATCAAGATTCAGCGCGGGCATAGCGATCAGAGTTTCCGGCGTGCCGTCTTGGCCGGGGTAGGGCGATTCGACCGTCTTCAGTTCGCCATCCCAGAAGTTCGGGACATCCGAGCCGAGTCCGGCGCGGATCGGCAGGAACGGAAGCCGCGCCGCCGCGGCCTCCAACCCGCACTTGAGCATGCCCTCGTCCATCTCGCGCGCGACCAGCGAGCCCGAGGTGCGAGCCTTGCCGAACCACGGGTCGTAGAACGGCGGCGAATCCAGTGAAACGAAGCCGTAGTACGCCTTGCGTACCTTGCCCGCCGAGCACAGCAGCCCGAGATCCGGCCCGCCGTAGCCGACGACCGTCAGGTCCGTGATGTTCGAACGCAGGATGGCCCGCACCAGTGCCATCGGCTTACGCCGCGACCCCCAGCCACCGATGCCGATTGTCATCCCGCTGCGCAGCTCGCCGACGACCTCGTCGAGCGACATCCGCTTGTCTCGCATGGCTTTTCGCTCCCTAACTGATTGTCAGCACTCTCGGGGCCCTTCGTGGTTGCGCAAACCGCCTCCTCCGGGCCGCCGTTCGCGCCGTGGTTCCTACTGCCCGGCTTTGCGCGCCGCCAGATCGTCGTCGAACCGGGCGCGGATCTCGTCGGCGACGCCGGCGAGGTTGAGTTCGAAGGTGAATCCCTGCTCGTACCGGTAGCTGCGGTACACGTCCTGCATGTCGATGCCGTTGAGTGCCCGCTTCGCCGCCCGGATCACCCTGGCGTCCTTGGCCGCGATGTTCTTCGCCACTTCCATCGCGGCCGCGTCGAGTTCGGCGCGCGGCACCACCTGGTAGACCGAACCGTGGTGCTGCAACTGCTGGGCGGTGATGGTGCTCGCGGTGTAGAACAGCGTGCGCATCAGATGCTGCGGCACCAGCCGCGCCAGGTGGGTCGCCGCGCCGAGCGCGCCGCGGTCCACTTCGGGCAGGCCGAACGTGGCGTCGTCGGAGGCGATCACGATGTCCGCGTTGCCAACCAGCCCGATGCCACCGCCCAGGCAGAAGCCGTGCACCACGGCGATCACCGGCACCTGGCAGTCGTAGACCGCGCCGAATGCCTCGAAGCAGCCGTGGTTCGCGTCGATCAGCGCTTGGTGGCCGGGCTTGCTCTGGATCTCTTTGATGTCCACGCCCGCGTTGAAGCCGCGGTTCTCGGCGCGCAAGACGACGACCCTGGTGTCCGAGTCACGGCCCGCTGCCCGCACCTCGTCGGCGATAGCGAACCAGCCGTCGGTCGGGATGGCGTTGACCGGCGGGTAGTCGACCGTGATCACGGTGATGCCGGTTGATTCGGAGTGACGGTTGATCCCCATCGCAAGTCCCATCATGTAACCCAGCGCATTGGCAAAGCAAGCAGTTGCTTGGTAGGTTAGCACGGTGGCACTCGAAATCGATCTGTCCGGCCGCGTCGTTCTGGTGACCGGCGGCGTGCGCGGCGTAGGCGCGGGGGTGAGCAAGGCGTTCCTCGCCGCGGGCGCGACCGTCGTGGCCTGTGCGCGGCGGCCCGCCGACGTTCCCGTCGAACTCGACGGACGGGCGATCGAATACCTGCCGTGCGATATTCGGGACACCGACGCGGTCCGAGCGCTGATCGACGCGATCACCGAGCGCCACGGCCGTCTCGACCACCTTGTCAACAACGCGGGGGGCGCCCCCTTCGCGCTCGCCGCCGCCGCGAGCGCGAACTTCCATGCCAAGATCGTCGAACTGAACTTGCTCGCCCCGCTGCTGGTCGCGCAGGCCGCCAACGCGGTGATGCAACAGCAGCCCGAGGGCGGCTCGATCCTGAACGTCTCCAGCGTCAGCGGGCACCGCCCGTCGCCAGGCACCGCTGCCTATGGCGCTGCCAAGGCGGGCATGGACAGCCTGACCGCTTCGCTCGCCGTCGAGTGGGCGCCGAAGGTCCGGGTCAACTCGCTGGTCGTCGGGCCGGTCGACACCGAACTGAGTCAGTTGCACTACGGCGACCAGGACGGCGTCGACGCGGTGGGCCGCACCATCCCGCTGGGCCGCATGGCCCGTCCCGACGACATCGGCCGCTGTGCTGCCTTCTTCGCCTCCCCGCTGGCCGCCTACGTCAGCGGCGCGACCCTGCTGGTGCACGGTGGCGGCGAGCGGCCCGCCTTCCTTGCTGCCTCCACCGCGGCCGTCGGTCAGCAGCAGTCCTGAACACCCCGGACACATACGAAGAGGACACAGGCATGGGGCGGTCAGGCCAGGAAGGGGCAGCGGAGCGTGACCACGGAGGGTCCCGCTCATGCCAGAAAGGACACGGGCATGAGCGGTCAGGCCTGGAGGAGGTAGCGGAGCGTGACCACGGAGGGTCCCGCTCATGCCAGAAAGGACACGGGCATGAGCGGTCAGGCCTGGAGGAGGTAGCGGAGCGTGACCACGGAGGGTCCCGCTCATGCCAGAAAGGACACAGTATGGAAACCGAGCAGATCTGCGTCGGACGCACCGTCATCGTCACCGGCGCGGGCCGGGGCATCGGCCGCGCCCACGCCCTCGCTTTCGCCGCCGCGGGCGCCCGCGTCGTGGTCAACGACATCGGGTCGACCCTGGACGGCGCCGCCACCGCGGAGACGCCCGCCGAACAGGTCGTCGCGGAGATCGAGGCGCTCGGCGGCGAAGCCGTGGCCAACGGCGACGACGTGGCGGACTGGGAAGGTGCGCGCAGCCTCGTTCGCCAGGCCGTCGACACCTTCGGCGGCCTGGATGTGCTGGTCAACAACGCGGGCTTCGTCCGCGACCGGATGCTGGTCAACCTGGGCGAGGACGAGTGGGACGCGGTGATCCGCGTGCACCTCAAGGGCCACTTCGTCACCATGCGGCACGCGATCGAGTACTGGCGTGCGGAGTCCAAGGCCGGTCGTCCGGTCGACGGCCGCATCATCAACACCAGCTCCGGTGCCGGACTGCAGGGCAGCGTCGGCCAGGGCAATTACGGCGCGGCCAAGGCGGGGATCGCAGGTCTGACGCTTACCGCCGCCGCCGAGTTCGCCCGCTACGGCGTCACGGTGAACGCGATAGCCCCGGCCGCCCGCACCAGGATGACCGAAACGGTGTTCGCGGAGACGATGGCCAAGCCCGAGGACGGCTTCGACGCCATGGCGCCGGCGAACGTCTCCCCGCTGGTTGTGTGGCTGGGCAGCACGCGTTCCGCGGCTGTGACCGGGCGGATGTTCGAGGTCGAAGGCGGCAAGGTGGCGTTGGCTGACGGCTGGCGGCACGGGGTCGCTGTGGACCGCGGCGCCCGCTGGAATCCGGCCGAACTCGGACCCGTGGTGGCCGACCTGATCGCCGAGGCGACTCCGCCGGAACCCGTCTACGGGTCCTGACCGGGTTTCGCCTTCTGGGACGCGGTGCGGGGTTGACGGTCTATCATGGGCACCCATCCGTTGAAGAGTCCCGTGTGAGAGTCGCGACCGGGCACAGATCTGCGCTTCATTGATGAGGGAAGGCTCGGCGCATGACCGTAGGTCGCACGCTCTATGTAGCAGCAATAGCTCGGGCTGTCCTGCACGCCATGTGGGGACGGAGGGTGACGTCGAAGCGTCTACCCCGCACGGCCGATTGGTCGGTAGGACGGGGACTGCCGTTTCGTAAGGAACGGCAGCCTGAAGTATCAGTGGTCATAAAAACACTCACATCGCAGGTAACGGTAGTGCTGGGTTCTGGTTCGGCTGGTCTCGGTGTCGCGCTCGGCGCCGGCTCCGATGCCGCCGGTTCGGACGCCGTTGGGGATCGGGTCGGAGGTGGGGATCGGGTCGGAGGTGTTGGAGATCGGGTCCGCGGTGGTCGGCGCCGGTTGGACCGCGGTAGTTTCGGCCGGTGTCGGTTTCGCGGCCGTCGGTTCGGCCGCAACTGGTTCGGCCGCAATTGGTTTCACCGCAACAGGTTCGGCCGCGGTCGGTTCGGTCAACCATGGTTCCGCGAGTCCAGCACTGCTGCTTTTGATTTCGCCCCCGCAGGCATCCGTGTGGCTTCCGCACACGCTTCCTCCGGCGATCATGTCGCGGACGTCAGACACGGCGGCACCGCAGATTTCGCAGATTCTCGCACTCGTGCCGGTGCTTTCGCGGGTGCAGGCGCCCGCATCGACACCGATACCACCGCCCGC
The DNA window shown above is from Nocardia sp. NBC_01730 and carries:
- a CDS encoding GNAT family N-acetyltransferase, translated to MPWPAGRETSTMTVLPVRLPDSLILRSAIPDDRDAFVSLQSDAHKDSDGKPSAAVGAWSAELFDHAHPTMELADITVVEDPATGALVSGLTLVPQIWSYAGIPFGVGRLELVATHADYRRRGLIGRQFDALHERSAGRGQLMQVITDLMFFHQEHGYHAVLTQRAGRGGWTRDLPSAPSAGEPVGLRCATAADAPFLERIDRHAGSRALLTCARDRALWEYELTGRSRDNMMRDEILVIQQGDRPVGYALSGYGGIPSFPIPSWLPGQSCPESVTSISGLELAPDASWSEILPSVLRQTTGADGYMLWLGTEHPAYRILGDLLVRRPPSIGWFVRIPDLAAFLRHVTPVLDKRLAESAFRGHTGTLRLHFYTFGLRLHFQGGKLADIDRWPEHARRSSDASMPVAMFLSLLLGHADLTELAPAYADHRLQTRLGAALLAILFPKLPSQIWPVI
- a CDS encoding NAD(P)H-dependent flavin oxidoreductase translates to MTEHLHTALTTLVGIEHPIVQTGMGWVAGPSLVSATAEAGGLGILASATMTFAELEAAIAKTKAHTSKPFGVNIRADATDATERIDLLIREKVAVASFALAPKHDLIAKLKDAGVVVIPSIGAAKHAVKVEAWGADAVIVQGGEGGGHTGPVATTLLLPSVLDAVDIPVVAAGGFFDGRGLAAALAYGAAGVAMGTRFLLTQESTVPDAVKHEYLRRQLQDTVVSLKVDGMPHRVLNTELVQRLEHSGRWRGLAAAVSNSAKFKSMTGMKWSTLVRDGLAMRKAKDLNWSQVVMAANTPMLLRAGLVEGNTQAGVLAAGQVTGIIEDLPTCKELIDRIVTDAVARIEAIGALADRADSASE
- a CDS encoding CoA-transferase subunit beta; this encodes MTSAETITRAEVCAVACAEIFSGAGEIMASPMSPMSIIGARLAKLTTEPDLLLSDGEALLLADTPPIGGKAPIEGWIPFRKVFDVVASGRRHVVMGANQIDRFGNQNLSAFGPLQQPTRQMFGVRGAPGNTLNHATSYWVSRHTRRVFTDRVDVVSGVGYDKVDRANPAFRFLHLHRVVTNLGVFDFEGPGHTMRARSLHPGVTADEVAENTSFEIAGLADAGETRSPTTEELRLIREVLDPEKIRETEVAS
- a CDS encoding CoA transferase subunit A translates to MRDKRMSLDEVVGELRSGMTIGIGGWGSRRKPMALVRAILRSNITDLTVVGYGGPDLGLLCSAGKVRKAYYGFVSLDSPPFYDPWFGKARTSGSLVAREMDEGMLKCGLEAAAARLPFLPIRAGLGSDVPNFWDGELKTVESPYPGQDGTPETLIAMPALNLDAALVHLNLGDPHGNAAYTGVDPYFDDLFCLAAQRRYVSVERVVETEELVKTVPLQSLLLNRMMVDGVVEAPGGAHFTLAGDSYRRDEKFQKHYVESAKSPEAWQTFVDKYLAVSEEQYQAAVREFAEGGA
- a CDS encoding enoyl-CoA hydratase family protein, translated to MGINRHSESTGITVITVDYPPVNAIPTDGWFAIADEVRAAGRDSDTRVVVLRAENRGFNAGVDIKEIQSKPGHQALIDANHGCFEAFGAVYDCQVPVIAVVHGFCLGGGIGLVGNADIVIASDDATFGLPEVDRGALGAATHLARLVPQHLMRTLFYTASTITAQQLQHHGSVYQVVPRAELDAAAMEVAKNIAAKDARVIRAAKRALNGIDMQDVYRSYRYEQGFTFELNLAGVADEIRARFDDDLAARKAGQ
- a CDS encoding SDR family oxidoreductase, with protein sequence MALEIDLSGRVVLVTGGVRGVGAGVSKAFLAAGATVVACARRPADVPVELDGRAIEYLPCDIRDTDAVRALIDAITERHGRLDHLVNNAGGAPFALAAAASANFHAKIVELNLLAPLLVAQAANAVMQQQPEGGSILNVSSVSGHRPSPGTAAYGAAKAGMDSLTASLAVEWAPKVRVNSLVVGPVDTELSQLHYGDQDGVDAVGRTIPLGRMARPDDIGRCAAFFASPLAAYVSGATLLVHGGGERPAFLAASTAAVGQQQS
- a CDS encoding SDR family oxidoreductase, giving the protein METEQICVGRTVIVTGAGRGIGRAHALAFAAAGARVVVNDIGSTLDGAATAETPAEQVVAEIEALGGEAVANGDDVADWEGARSLVRQAVDTFGGLDVLVNNAGFVRDRMLVNLGEDEWDAVIRVHLKGHFVTMRHAIEYWRAESKAGRPVDGRIINTSSGAGLQGSVGQGNYGAAKAGIAGLTLTAAAEFARYGVTVNAIAPAARTRMTETVFAETMAKPEDGFDAMAPANVSPLVVWLGSTRSAAVTGRMFEVEGGKVALADGWRHGVAVDRGARWNPAELGPVVADLIAEATPPEPVYGS